A stretch of Allostreptomyces psammosilenae DNA encodes these proteins:
- a CDS encoding FAD-dependent monooxygenase yields the protein MDPVIVVGAGPVGLALALALAGNDVPVLVLDAGGGISPETTRTTVLRPDTTAFLGGLGYRRVVGDGAGWHLWRTLDRRRELLELPCAMPMTGGGQPDLPVPAATTGRAPARRTDSAALAPRTPPVRAGGLRLPEGPATVLHLEQHRLQRGLRDAVTATPLVRIVQGVRVDGVQQDDTGVSVRTVPADDAPEGAGPARAGGAGGPGPGGAEATWWRGSYLVGCDGALSAVRKLLRVRFPGRTAVDRHAVATIRAALPFDGEARLQLRPPWHRAEQEVTARPLPDGIWRIDWRLPGGSGDTPVDRRSPQQAPMPADELLPRLRGALEAWCGGVPRYELLGASQYVVHQRLARTWRVGRAFLAGDAAHLLGALGTQSVDEGLRDAENLAWKLSLAWHGQAGPGLLDSYQIERRGSVGARLRAADQALPLLRPRNRLQAARRALLYGSTRRHAPLLSAAHLGAGPLGEPPAYLVSPLTHALPPAIGPEGQGRSGGSRNRSGQRGRGGRASAAALRAIAERYGTAPGCRVEDVPVTDMAGGRHRLTARLGWGLVVLLVAPGTEVWPSEHWLHAGMMPELSAATRALPVPAELLVTERYLQAPAHSVLLIRPDGHLAAAMPGCRPEELRAWVEAVRGGSPADGAPTGTAASGADRRARGTRGPAGAAMAPATGARTGAAGRRPGASDDRPGPVATHR from the coding sequence ATGGATCCGGTGATCGTCGTCGGTGCAGGCCCCGTGGGTCTCGCGCTCGCGCTCGCCCTGGCCGGCAACGACGTCCCGGTGCTGGTGCTCGACGCCGGGGGCGGCATCAGCCCGGAGACCACCCGCACCACCGTGCTGCGTCCGGACACCACCGCGTTCCTCGGCGGCCTCGGCTACCGCCGGGTGGTCGGCGACGGCGCCGGCTGGCACCTGTGGCGCACCCTCGACCGGCGCCGGGAACTGCTCGAACTCCCCTGTGCCATGCCCATGACCGGCGGCGGACAGCCCGACCTCCCGGTGCCCGCGGCCACCACCGGCCGGGCGCCGGCCCGCCGCACGGACTCCGCCGCGCTCGCCCCCCGCACGCCGCCCGTCCGCGCCGGCGGGCTGCGCCTCCCGGAGGGGCCGGCCACCGTGCTGCACCTGGAGCAGCACCGCCTGCAACGCGGACTGCGCGACGCCGTCACCGCCACCCCCCTGGTGCGGATCGTCCAGGGGGTCCGGGTGGACGGCGTCCAGCAGGACGACACGGGCGTCAGCGTCCGCACCGTGCCCGCCGACGACGCGCCCGAGGGCGCCGGTCCGGCCCGCGCCGGCGGGGCGGGCGGCCCGGGACCCGGCGGGGCGGAGGCCACCTGGTGGCGCGGCAGCTACCTGGTGGGGTGCGACGGCGCCCTGTCCGCCGTCCGCAAGCTGCTGCGCGTCCGGTTCCCCGGACGCACGGCGGTGGACCGCCACGCGGTCGCCACCATCCGGGCCGCCCTGCCCTTCGACGGTGAGGCCCGCCTCCAACTGCGCCCCCCGTGGCACCGGGCGGAGCAGGAGGTCACCGCGCGCCCGCTGCCGGACGGCATCTGGCGGATCGACTGGCGGCTCCCCGGCGGCTCCGGCGACACCCCGGTCGACCGCCGCTCCCCCCAGCAGGCACCGATGCCGGCCGACGAACTCCTGCCCCGGCTGCGCGGCGCCCTGGAGGCCTGGTGCGGGGGCGTCCCCCGCTACGAGCTGCTGGGAGCCTCGCAGTACGTCGTCCACCAGCGCCTGGCCCGCACCTGGCGGGTGGGGCGCGCCTTCCTCGCCGGGGACGCCGCCCACCTGCTGGGCGCCCTGGGCACCCAGAGCGTGGACGAGGGCCTGCGCGACGCGGAGAACCTGGCCTGGAAGCTCTCCCTCGCCTGGCACGGCCAGGCCGGGCCCGGCCTGCTGGACAGCTACCAGATCGAACGGCGGGGCAGCGTCGGCGCGCGGCTGCGCGCGGCCGACCAGGCGCTTCCCCTGCTGCGGCCGCGCAACCGGCTCCAGGCGGCCCGGCGGGCCCTGCTCTACGGCTCCACCCGCCGGCACGCCCCGCTGCTCTCCGCCGCCCACCTCGGCGCCGGGCCGCTCGGCGAACCCCCGGCCTACCTCGTCTCGCCGCTCACCCACGCCCTGCCCCCGGCCATCGGCCCGGAGGGGCAGGGCAGGTCGGGCGGGAGCCGCAACCGTTCGGGCCAGCGGGGACGCGGCGGGCGCGCCTCAGCGGCGGCGTTGCGCGCCATCGCCGAGCGCTACGGCACCGCCCCGGGCTGCCGGGTGGAGGACGTGCCGGTCACGGACATGGCCGGCGGCCGCCACCGGCTCACCGCCCGCCTCGGGTGGGGACTGGTGGTGCTGCTGGTGGCCCCGGGGACGGAGGTGTGGCCCAGCGAGCACTGGCTGCACGCGGGAATGATGCCGGAGCTGTCCGCGGCCACCCGGGCGCTGCCCGTGCCCGCCGAGCTCCTGGTCACCGAGCGTTACCTGCAGGCGCCCGCGCACAGCGTGCTGCTCATCCGGCCGGACGGGCACCTGGCCGCGGCCATGCCCGGATGCCGGCCGGAGGAACTGCGCGCCTGGGTGGAGGCGGTCCGCGGCGGCTCGCCGGCCGACGGCGCGCCCACCGGCACGGCCGCCTCCGGCGCCGACCGGCGCGCCCGTGGCACCCGCGGACCGGCCGGTGCCGCCATGGCACCCGCCACCGGGGCGCGGACCGGCGCGGCGGGACGGCGGCCCGGCGCGAGCGACGACCGCCCGGGCCCGGTGGCGACCCAC